The DNA segment acaaatttttagccctttttcgggtaaataatttttgttgaatcatttttttttcgtaacttgtattattttttcacaaagttttttttatattttcaatgttatttttcgcgaataaaacacaacgtacgccttctatcaagaagtgattattaacgaatttgtagatcttttttgagatcacaatttttgttgattcatcttcttttgtatcctgcatagtttgaccacaaaatgggatttttcatatctcattattttttgtgcaataaaaattagaattttcaactttacaagaaaatccaaaaagtttgtatgataatcttgtagggcttttaaaaagcaatgcttttctttacttttttcacatCGTATGTTGTTTGgcttattattttgattttcgattgatattaaaaatttggaaaatgctataactctgagaattttttttgtataaaaaaaagtcatgaagataaattgtttggctttctgagtactattaataaccgtaaataaaaattttaagtataataaaatggtcccaaaatttgtatttttatccaaaatggctgttaatgaactcgtcctttcttttcggacttgtcggacctttcttttcttatcctttctcattCATAactgatgagaatgagaaaaattagaggccctttaatttttgttattaatttcagtttctaaatcattttaattcttcaaaataaaacgcTGTTTCTTTTCTCTGCagtattgatattttatccaatataagtaaaattgaaaataaagtttcttaagtatagtctcaatatacttgttctctgtccttcttttaattgttgtaatatcgttttctgagtcttgtggatttttcgttgtgtatttttatgctaaacaaattttaaactatacattataaggataatttcattaaatataaaaatcgaaactttaaggggtcgtcagtaaactgcattaccaactgcatggggaggggggtcatgctaaaaactatggttcgaacaggggttgggggtcagtagaagaaaagttacgaaattaGATAACATTTATTATGCttccttattattcacttttaaagaattgttcttttttctctatttttaagaaacccccttttatcattttttcgcttaaatccttcttggtagaaagtctactattatatttgtggttcggaattccactcgtttggttataaattctagtattcagttgcaaattttattattctgtaaaaaatgaaactattttgttaaaaagtcatcttgtttcgttaagaattcagaagcttggttaaaaattgaactactttataaaaaaattattcttttggttttagattcatctctttggtcgaaaatttaactattctatttttagaaaattaatcttctgcggataaaaagtcatttttaggctgaactcttttgttaaaaatgtaactattttgttgaaaattcgtttttttaataagaattaattttttttaactaacaaggtaaacttttcatttttgatttaaattgatatttttattaaaaattaatattttctagtttaaaattgctcctcccgactttaaaattcaaaaattttgttaaaaattaatatattttgttgaaagctcgtcttattttggtagatcattaatacaatgctggaaaattcatttctttggtcaaaaatttaactattttttttgcaatttatcttctttagttgaaaattaaacgtctTGGTTAGAggttgaactttttcattaaagattcatatttttggactccccttgatctttggggttgactcttttgttgaaaatttaatttctagatttagttgaaaattaatcttttttttaacatgtaacaattttcttgacattttgggttttttgttttgtcaaaaattaattttttatctgaaaatttgcaattttacatttttgttcgaaatttatactttataagtttaaaatttaattactttttagaacattcttttgttttgttgaaaattcatctttttggtcgaaaattaattttcttgattttttttacatcgtccttttattcaaaatgcaattgttaagttctaaattagtatattttaattaatgatttaacaatatggtagaaaattaaagtaggattcgtttgtcaaTTAACTTTTCcgtgcttttttcatttttgttaaatctagttttttttaaatcatatttctgcaagatttacctctttggcttaatattaaactttttttgttgacaatttggttttttatgttaaatttttttttttaaattgcaacttgtctagtcttgattagaaatgtatccttcataagttgaaaattcaaatatttggttgaaaattcatggaatttgtttaaaaaacgtcttttttggtaagaaaattaatcttctttgttgcaaattcattatatatctcgactttaaatcttaggaatttaaagcgttttatattgcattcaaatcagttgaaagtgagttttaaataataactgatacgagggattttattaattgtaaggcatagcgtatatatatatatatatatatattgaaaaaaattttgattttatttatttcctcaagtggatttttttttaagtttgcaataacaaagaaaaattatccaattaggggttttaagtgtttaaactcgtgatttatttttttcataaatagtttccaaataatttttacattgtacacatcatcaatataatatacttaaaaaccagctgatgtgtacaatgtgaaaattacttttaaactatttatgaaaaaaaatgaatcacgatttttaaacccttaaaacctcTAATTggttagtttttctttgttatcgcAAACTTAaccaaaattcacttgaagaaataaataaaatcaaaaattttttcaatccttgctgggaattttttttaaagtacgaaAAAggataactatttttacaggaaatcaccaatgaatataataaattttttaatactaagaatttcaggtggccgttttaatcaaggaaacaaatttccggtcatttcccggcttacaaaaaattattgaattattttaattctttggaattctttccttttccatttttttgtaatagccttagttgctgagatgcacccctaaacgccttatatttctttagaatttttttggattcttcgattctttgaattatttttataaactatttggattactttgaagttgtgaattctgatgagcataagaattgcaagtggttaacttctcttaaacttttaaaattatattttaatttgcaaggcacagtctagttactggtttttgtaatttataatttgtaaattataaggaaaaagattttaCGTTTTAACTAATcatgaaacaaaaacaaacaaaaaacagaatttcaatataattttgataaataattaaatgagtagtgaaaaccttaaatttttcctcggaattaaatgtaaattgtcaattcgacactacagagaagtgtaaatattacttcagttataccttaattatgcgaaaaaataataaaatattttaggatttaaaaatacatgtaggccCCACCCTTCCCGTAGACGTAGggaaaggacgcggttgccatagaaacatcgaaaagttgaagagggcagcacctcgaggcatgtgTAACAAGCTGAAATCCACATTCTGCTGGCTCGTTGTCTAATTGGTGGGTTCAGTATAGATTGTGAACCATTTATATGAAAccgggaaaatatttaattttgataaaaataaatcatgaaacatttaattgcagtaataaaagtcatatatgtatttttcaatcaagttaggcTACGTCCGgattaacaaaatgcaaaagatttaaaggatattAACCCCGAGTCAGGTCGACGAGTACATACATAAACATGCGTCATTCCcactatttttaatgattcacaaATCCAACCCCTCTAGTTCTCCATGGTTGTGCCGTGTTTGAACTCACCATCTCAATATCAATTCTGAGAAACCCAAGATGAAAATATGTCGCCCAAGAAGCCGCTATNNNNNNNNNNNNNNNNNNNNNNNNNNNNNNNNNNNNNNNNNNNNNNNNNNNNNNNNNNNNNNNNNNNNNNNNNNNNNNNNNNNNNNNNNNNNNNNNNNNNtaattatttcttaacttatgcGTCGTAAATCGTAcacaaaaattctagaactttttcTGACCTAATTTCCTGCGATctgagataattattattaattcctaaattttttatgtatttttcaaatttgtatattttctttttcCCGCGATTTTCTCTTGCCATCTAGTAACGAAAGAGCGAGCCTATAGTGGCAATTTCGAAAAAGTCAATAGCTGTCAAGTTTTATTACAGCAGATGGATTTATGAAGGATGGGTGAATTCAAGGCCGAGCATCTGCTAGCCAGATTTTGGTGTTGGGCTTTCGTCGGTCTTTAGGACTGGGAAAAACCAACACCTTATAGGAAGCTGCAAGGACATGATTCATCCATACCCAGCTGTACACTATAGCTCCATAGTTAGAGCAGGGGTGGGACAATTAGTGAGAGTGAGTGAGAGGGACACCTCGGTTCCTGAGGGTCCGGAAGGGCGAGAAGCGGCACTTCAGATTGACGCGTTTTCGAGTAAGCATCTGCAATTGCCTACATTGTCTCTACCctgttaatttttgtattttgttgtttatgaactatattattttttaaatatacgctacttttattttaaatccttgtgtGTTTCGTGAGTTACACTTAATATCCCTCAGTATTAACCTTCCAACAATTGCAACGGTGGGATACGAGACAAATGTTTGGCGTCGGTTCGGTTTTGAAGTACGCGGTCGTGATTTGAAGTCGGCATCACGAGACTAGGAAACCGTGTAGTGTTGTTCCTATGAGTGTTGTTGCGTGAGTTGTGTTTTCGGTGTTGTTTTGCGACTGGTGGGACCAGGGCGCGGGCTGAATCGTCAACAGGTTTTGTGACGATTGCGGCAATATGGTCAATGAAGACGAGAACGAGCAGCTACAGAGAGACAAGGCAGAGAGGTAGTTTCGGGATGTCTCCGACGTGATTCCTGAGTTTGATCCAGTGAAAAAGGACATTAGCATCGTCGACTGGATCGATAAAGTCGAAGAGTGCGGTGAACGATACAACTGGGATGACCTGGCGATCAGGCATTATGCCCTCGCCAAGTTGGTCGGCGTGGCGCGCCGTTGGAGAGACAGCCTGAACCGAGACGATCAACGCGATTGGCAAGGCTGGGTGGAACTCTTAAAGAAGAACTTTCCCTGTAAGAAGAGCGTTTTGAGTTTGCGGTTGGCAGCTCAAAACTACAAAAAGAAACCGTCACAGGACATGACGGAATATTTCTACGAAAAACTGTCCAGGTGCAATGAAGCCGACATGTGTAGTGATGAGTGTATCAAGTGGATAGTCCATGGACTGAATAGTACGCGTTTTCGTGATTTTCTCGGTCCCTTAGACAGGTACAAGGAGCCTTACGAACTTCTGCCACATCTAGAGGCAGGCAGTGCTCATATTCGTGAAAACGCGAATGGGAACGCAAGTGGAAGAAACGAGTCCGGGAAACGTGGCGGAAATTCGAAGGATGGCGCGACCAGTGAAGTTACGTGTTTCGCGTGCAAGGAAACGGGACATTGGAAACGCGATtgtccaaataaattaaaatccggAAAGTGTTTTAAGTGTGGCATTACAGGACATCTCGCGCGAGACTGTGGCAAAAGTCAAAATCGAAGCGGAGAAATTTCGTCCACGACCACGGTTTCAAGCGGAAACGGTTCAAGATCTGTGAATACGGTCGGAAACACAcacgcaaaatattttaaataaacgcgTTTCTAAATGGACAACCGTTGCATAGTTACGTAGAATTGGGGAGCAGTGTCGTGGCGATCCGCGAATGTGACGCGACGAGACTCGGGTTTGAGATGGAAAAGGGCGAAAGTGAAGCTCTCGTGGGGTACAGAAACGGCGTCGTGCTGCCAATTGGACGTATGACCGGGTCGTTATCAATCGACGGGGTTGAGGCCCGGGTGGACGTTCACGTGGTACCTGACGAAGATCAAGCGGTGCCCTTGCTCGTGGGTCACCCTTATACTGAGCAACGACACGTGGTAATTACCAGCATGGCCGATCAGCTGTTAATCGAAGAAAGACGAGATACATTAACGACAGGAGCAGTGAGTGAATCGGTAAAAACTGTGTTATGTGCCGTGAACTCGTATGAAGTGCCGGATAATTACGTGGGTAGAATCTGTGTCGAGACGGATTTTAAATATACCGAATTATTTGTGACTGGTGATACGAGAGAAGCAGGACAGCTTATTCCACGTTGCATAGTCAAAACCGACGAAAAAGGGCAGGCAGTGCTTCCTGTGTTGAATCTCTCAGGTGCGCCTCTCAAAGTGCCAGAAGGTAGTGTAGTGACTCGGGCGCACAAGTGTAGCGAGGCTAAAGTACGGGGACGTGAAGTAAATGATGTGCCAGTTACTCGAATAGAAATAGACACGGATTTGGAAGGCGAGCAGGCGGAGAGGGTACTCGCCCTCATAAACGAGCGTTTGAGATGGAGATTGAGACAGAGGACGGCAAAACTGTTTATTACCGGCCTTATCGACTGTCATACAGTGAACGAGAACAGACGAAGGATCTCATCAAGGAGCTGAAAGAAGCAGGCATCGTGGAGGAAAGCTGTTCACCATATGCGAGTCCGATGCTGCTGGTAAGAAAGGCGTCAGGTGATATACGCATGTGCGTTGATTTTCGCGCTCTTAATAAATTAAGTGTGAAGGATCACTATCCGCTTCCGCGAGTAGATGATCTCTTAGGCCGACTAGGGGGTAAAAAGTACTTTACCACTTTAGATTTAGCAAGCGGATACTATCAAATTCCGGTGGCTAAAGATTCGCAACCCAAAACAGTATTCGTAACGCCAGATGgccaatttcattttaaacgtaTGCCCTTCGGTCTTTTTAATGCACCCGCTATATTTCAGCGTTTGATGTGTCGCGTTTTTGGCTCTTTACAGCCTAAAACTGTACAAATTTATATCGACGATGCAATAATACCCTCAGAAAATTTTGAGGAGGGTCTTGAGAACTTGCGGAAGGTTTTTGACGCACTAAGAGCCGCGAATCTAACAATAAAATTAGAGaagtgtcatttttttaaacgcaaagTTGAGTTTTTGGGTTTTACGTTGTCCGACGGAGAAAATTTCGCCAGGAACAAAAATTCTAAGTGCTGTTAAAGATTTTCCGCGACCAACGAATGTGGGTGGGGTACGCTCATTCGTCGGAACGGCGACCTTCTGTCGCAGATTCATCAAAAACTTTTCGTTGATCGCGAAACCTCTAACGGACTTAACAGCGAAAAACGCGAAATTCGAATGGGGGCCGGATCATCAGAGGGCTTTCGACACATTGAAGCAGCGGTTGCTCGAGAAGCCGGTACTCGCGATTTATACACCAGGGGCGGAAACTGAGGTGCACACGGACGCGAGTCAGATAGGGCTGGGGGCGGTTTTATTTCAGAGACAAAAGGATGGCAAACTGCATCCCGTGTTTAACTTTAGCCGGAAGACCAGCAAGGATGAGTCGAAGTATCACTCATACGAGCTCGAGGCACTTGCGATCGTGTGCGCACTTGAACGATTCCGCGTTTATTTAATCGGAGTCATTTTTACCATCAGAACTGACTGCAATAGCCTCAAATTGCTTGAATCGAAGAGGGACTTGGGCGCGCGAATCGGACGGTGGTTTGTGCGTCTCGCCGAATTCACCTATCGGATCGAGTACCTCAAGGGGGCAAGTAATGTCGTGGCAGACGGGCTTAGTCGAAATCCTGTAGAACCAGCCGAAGAACTAGGTTTGGTGGGGATACCAGTAATGGGGTTGCGGGTTACGACGGACTGGGTCGCCGCGATGCAGAGGGGAAGTGAAGAAATCATGCAGATTAGGGAAAAATTAGAGGAGGGGGATCAAGACACCCATGAACGATTCACGATGTGTAATGCGAGAGTATATCGCAAGAAGAAGGGACGTTTTCTCTTATATGTGCNNNNNNNNNNNNNNNNNNNNNNNNNNNNNNNNNNNNNNNNNNNNNNNNNNNNNNNNNNNNNNNNNNNNNNNNNNNNNNNNNNNNNNNNNNNNNNNNNNNNGACATGCTCTAAAACATCCTAAGCTTTCATGTAAATTTTTAGAGGGAGGTTCCAAACTACCAGCGCTGACCCCAAAAGAGGATTCAGGATTCATCTTATGCTTGTGAAATGAAACGTCATCGTTGGTGTGGTTTACTGAATCTGAGGATGAATGACCAGGTCGAGAGTTCTCATAATCATAACTATCATAGTGAAGGTTCTTATCGTGACCGACTGTCTCAGGGTCATCCGCCGGTGCGGTGCAACCTACAACACCCGCCGACGTTACCTGTGGTAGCCAATTCGGTCATTTCACAATCATAATCAATGCAGTGAGGGTTCTTATCGCGACCAACTGTCTCAGGGTTAGCCGCCGGTGCGGTGCAACCCACAACACCCGCCGACGTGCCCGAGGCAGCCAATTCGGTCGTCTCCCAGACGCCGAAATCAACAGCCGTAACATAAACATTAAGCGGTTTATCCTCAGAGCTGGAAAATTCATCCCCTTCGTCAGCTGTGTCATATTCGTTATCTGAGTCGCTGATAAGCACGTTGCAATGATAACATTTGCCTATTGTTACTTCAGGTAATAAATTAGTTTCATAGTCTATTTCGGTGTagtcattattttgaaaatgttgtcctATAAATTCGTGAATTTCGTTCGATGCCGGAATGAAATTCCGCATAGTTAATATCTTGTGAATCCCGGAAAATTCAGGATCTAAAGGATCGAGACTATCATTTAATATTTCGGGCGGTGTGTCATCGTTCACGTCAAATTTTGTCTCTTTTTCGTCAACAGGGTTTCTTGAAAGAGCGTCAGCATTAGTATTAGCTGTACCCTTTTTATAGATTACATTGTATTCGAAGTCTCCTAATTTGAGACGCCAGCGAAGCAATTTGGAACCAGGATTTTTAATATTGTGGAGCCAAATCAGTGGGCGATGATCCGTTACAAGAGTAAATTCACGCCCATACACGTATGGTCTGAATGTCTCTACACAATACACGATGGCCAAAAGTTCTTTCTCTATTGTAGAATAATTTACTTCAGTGTCAGATAGAGTACGCGAGGCATATGCAATAGGAAGATCTTTTCCAATGTATCCCTGACTAAGAACACCCCCTATTCCGTAGTTAGAAGCGTCTGAAGTGATAATAAACAGTTCGCTAAATTTAGGATATTGAAGAATGGGAAAACTACAGAGTATATCTTTCAAAGTATCGAAAGCTTTTTGCTGTGCTTGAGTCCAATCAAAGCGGACCCCGCCCTTTAAAAGGTAAGATAACGGTTTtgcaattgttgaaaaattgggaaTAAAACGACGGTAATATCCTGAAAGTCCAAGaaactgtttaatattttttgcgttCTTAGGTCGTGGAAATCTTCGAACAGCTTCTACCCTTTTAGGGTCGGGTTTAACCCCGTCACGACTAATAACATGGCTTAAAAATCCTACTTCTTTTCGAAGGAAGAAGCATTTTTCGGGCTGTAAtgttaaattagaattttctagaCGTTGCAATAGAGTTCTGAGTTTTCGCGTATGCTCCTCCAAAGAATTGGCATATATGACGATATCGTCCATATATACAAACAATTCTACCCCTTGAAGATCGACTAAAACCTTATCCATTAGCCTTTGAAATGTGGCCGGCGCATTCTTAAGGCCAAAAGGCAttctattaaaatgaaaatgaccAAAAGGAGTTGAAAACGCGGTTTTGTGTTTAGAATTGGGATCCATTTTCACCTGATGAAAACCAGATGCTAAGtctaatatagaaaaatatttggcGTTACCTAATTGGTCGAGAATGTGTGTGATGTTCGGGAGGGGATAAGCATCGGAAATGGGTTTTTCATTGAGTTGACGATAATCAATTACCATTCTCCATTTCTTGTTGCCTTTCTTATCGGGTTTTTTTGGAACAATCCACACAGGTGAATTGTATGGGGAATCAGAATCTTCAGCCAAATTATCTCTCAATAAATCACCAGTCTGATTAAGCATTTCTTCATTATGAATTTCGGCAGATCGGTATTGCCTAACGAAAATTGGTGCTTCATCTACAGTACGGATAGTATGTTCTATTGCATTAGTAGCCCCAAGTACATCTCCCTTGATAAAGAATCGATAGAGATATTCAGAAAGTGGTCCTATCAAACTTTCCTTTTCTTCCCCATTTAAGTCTGTAAGATCCAACAAATTTAGGACCTTATCTAGACGTTCTTCATAGAGTTTGACCCTTTCACTTATATTTTCGGCAAATGAGGAGGgggaaaatttttcattagtttcaaaTTCCTGTAATTCCACGGATGGTAAAATTATCTCTATATCATGAAAGGTACTATTTATTGCAAAAACTTTAACAACACCATCTGctgaatttaccaaattttctcCAATTAAAACTCCAGTTCCTGCATCAATTTTCGTTAAATAACCTTCTTTTATTTCAGGATTAGTGACTCTAAGTGTAATTAATTTTCGTGTTCGCGCAGGTAATTTGACACTAACAGTctgtatataattaatattttctaattttagtcGTACCTCTTCATCTAAAAAAGTCATGGTGGCTTTATTTTCCCTTACAAATTTCATGCCCAAAATTCCACATGAAGatataggaaaattatttttaactaaatgaaatattgtatcctttcctttaattttaatGGTAACAGCTCCACGTGTTTTTAACATACCGTGACCAATTCcggttaagaaataaatttgagatttatttttaCGCAATTTACCTTTTatacatgtttattttaaaagattcaatcgCAACCTGTATCAATGAGAAAATTAGCATTACCGGTATGAAAATGTTGAGAGTTTATTTTTACCGTTGGGGATCTTGTTGCGACCCCTTCGTTAATTGTGAGGACGGCCCTGAGGGTTGGCACGCTGTCGAATTGTTCCAGCTCGTCGTGGCACCCTGGCGGCGAGCCTTTTGGGAGTTTAAAGGCATGTTAGGTTTTTCCGATTTTACCTCTCCTAAGCGTTCTAATTTCTTTTCCGCTTCCTCTGCCCTGCGCCTAAAACAGTTACGACTTTCGTGCCCCCTATATTGGCAATATCcacatttaatttctttatatgaTGGTTCACCCCTTCCTCTACTTCGACTCCTACTACTCTTTCGTTTGGGCCCAGTTCTCCGAGGACAGTTTCGAGAATAATGACCACGTTCCCCGCATGTATAACAATCGATACTCGAGGCACGCGAATCATAATCGCTTTTCTGCCTTAGAGAACTACGTGGTCTCTTTTCTTTCTGAATATGATTTAcccctttatttttttcattatgaaatttATCATATCTAGATTCACGAGCGGAAACATGTGTGTCAGAATTCGCTGCGCTCTTATTATTTCCAGAAATCCCGAAAAGTTTATTTCGGTGATTTAAATCGCGTTCCGCTTCTATTGCTATATTTATCGCGGCTTGAAGAGAGGATGGATTTCTCAATTTTACCCTACTCTCTAATTCGCCCTGTAGACCTAATCTAAAGCAAGAAGCAACTCCTAAATCAAATTCTCGAATATTGATATGAGCAATATCTGGAGGGGATTGTTCCTCagtaatttctttgattttatagaATAAATCCATCGCTCTAGCAGCGTAGGCAAGGATTGATTCCCCCGAATTTTGTTTTAACTGCGATACCTCAGATTGAATTTGGAATAATGTCTTAGGAGTTccaaaagctttttctaaaatAGCTACGAGTTCTTCTAGAGAATCAGACTgtctattttgtaaatatattttagctTCTCctttaattttaggttttaatAACTTTACGAATATCGACCTGAGATTAGGATCTATGCTTTGAAAAGCAGACCTACATTCTCGTGAAAAAGtttgaatagaaatatttttacctgTAAACTCTAGAATTACATCAATTAGAACTTTTAGTGCTGTTACATCACTGCCTCTCACTTTACTACCTGGAAAGTTACTTTCTGGAAAGCTTAAAGATTTGCAACGTTCATTATCTCTCGAGGTTTCTTGCAAGTATCGTTCCATCCGACGCATTTATCTGAACCTTTTGGGACCTTTCGGACCTACATTCTCAGATCGCATGGAAGAACTTTGCCTGTCATTATTCGCATTTTCCGCACCTAAACCTGATTGTAAACCACTTGGTTCAGGCAATTCTATANNNNNNNNNNNNNNNNNNNNNNNNNNNNNNNNNNNNNNNNNNNNNNNNNNNNNNNNNNNNNNNNNNNNNNNNNNNNNNNNNNNNNNNNNNNNNNNNNNNNtcatcgaaacccatagattccgaattattatgttttaggctgttaactgaaatttaaaaaaatctacttctaaattttaatccgaaagcttaacaaaggaccattgagtgtcggctactctattgagatagcctcgctgttcgttatttatgatcgtattcttatttcaatttcggaaaggatattttaaagccttcagaccatttaaacgagcttcctggacctttaaaaatatctacctgagtgcctgcggagaatttctttgagattctttgacctaaaggaTTTtcagtatatactcaaagattcctTTCGGTagggttttgttgaaaattcttcttttgcggtagaatattaatcttcttggtcaaaaactcATTTGTTTGGTTTACAGTTCACTTCGGGttgaatattttacttgaaaatttatttctactgttcgaatttaacttttttttaaatttatttttttgaattcatttttttggttgaaaatttatctttttgattgaacattgatttctttggtcgaaaatttaacctgAAAGGGAAAGTTAtaacagagagaaatagagagtcacaatgcattagaaatatcagttgatagaaacatggcgccacttactcgcccgtatacccgtgatggtcatTTCATTGATatatcaaagatattattatcttttactatttccaaagatattataagcatagatgcggcacgggaggtcggagtgggagaacgatatatatatctaactacatttttgcatgtgTTACGAGCGACTATAGGCTCGCTCTTTCGTCACTAGATGGCAAGAGAAAATCGCGGgaaaaagaaaatatacaaatttgaaaaatacatcaaaaatttaggaattaataataattatctcagATCGCAGGAAATTAGGTTAgcaaaagttctagaatttttgtgTACGATTTACGACgcataagttaagaaataattattgtatgtCAGTATTAATCATGTTTAGTTTTAAGATAAGGCGAAGTCCGCATGTTAGGCTTATACTAAGGTATCGAATAAAAGAAATCAAATgctagctatcaaagaacgaacAAACAAAGATATTATTTGGCGCCGAATATTTGCGTATGTTTAATTTAACTAGCGATAGCAGCTTCTTGGGCGACATATTTTCATCTTGGGTTTCTCAGAATTGATATTGAGATGGTGAGTTCAA comes from the Belonocnema kinseyi isolate 2016_QV_RU_SX_M_011 chromosome 6, B_treatae_v1, whole genome shotgun sequence genome and includes:
- the LOC117175411 gene encoding uncharacterized protein LOC117175411; translation: MIHPYPAVHYSSIVRAGVGQLVRVSERDTSVPEGPEGREAALQIDAFSMKKDISIVDWIDKVEECGERYNWDDLAIRHYALAKLVGVARRWRDSLNRDDQRDWQGWVELLKKNFPCKKSVLSLRLAAQNYKKKPSQDMTEYFYEKLSRCNEADMCSDECIKWIVHGLNSTRFRDFLGPLDRYKEPYELLPHLEAGSAHIRENANGNASGRNESGKRGGNSKDGATSEVTCFACKETGHWKRDCPNKLKSGKCFKCGITGHLARDCGKSQNRSGEISSTTTVSSGNELGSSVVAIRECDATRLGFEMEKGESEALVGYRNGVVLPIGRMTGSLSIDGVEARVDVHVVPDEDQAVPLLVGHPYTEQRHVVITSMADQLLIEERRDTLTTGAVSESVKTVLCAVNSYEVPDNYVGRICVETDFKYTELFVTGDTREAGQLIPRCIVKTDEKGQAVLPVLNLSGAPLKVPEGSVVTRAHKCSEAKVRGREVNDVPVTRIEIDTDLEGEQAERVLALINERLRWRLRQRTTKDLIKELKEAGIVEESCSPYASPMLLVRKASGDIRMCVDFRALNKLSVKDHYPLPRVDDLLGRLGGKKYFTTLDLASGYYQIPVAKDSQPKTLSFWVLRCPTEKISPGTKILSAVKDFPRPTNVGGVRSFVGTATFCRRFIKNFSLIAKPLTDLTAKNAKFEWGPDHQRAFDTLKQRLLEKPVLAIYTPGAETEVHTDASQIGLGAVLFQRQKDGKLHPVFNFSRKTSKDESKYHSYELEALAIVCALERFRVYLIGVIFTIRTDCNSLKLLESKRDLGARIGRWFVRLAEFTYRIEYLKGASNVVADGLSRNPVEPAEELGLVGIPVMGLRVTTDWVAAMQRGSEEIMQIREKLEEGDQDTHERFTMCNARREVPNYQR